CCATGGCGTACCTTGAGGACGGCATCACCTGGGAGCTCGCTGGCAGACTGCTTGACCATCTGCCTGAAACCGTGGGCGTTTCGTTAATGGAGATGTGGATGCCAAGTTGGGTCCAATTCTTCCCGTGCCAGTTGGTGACGTTACGCAATCGTGGGTCTACATGGCTCCTCAAAAATTCGATGGAGACCTGGTAGATGCCAACATTGTGGCCTTTGAGCTTCAGAAGCAGGGTCATACAGCGACTGTCGATGAAGTTTTCCACCAGAGTTTTACTTTTCCTTtgtataattttattttttctgtTATTCATTTAGATAGATCTCTTCCTGTTTAAATTTCTCATTGGAATTATCTCTTATGCTGTCATGACAGTCGATCACCCCATGTAATTGTTTAcagcttccccgcattctcCAATTAAGCTTTGTTCCCCGCGTTTTCTCATAACCGAGGGCCCGGTTGCAATACAGCTTGGGGAACAGAGTCCGGCAATGATGTAGATAGTAGGCTTTATGACAGGCGAGACTGTCGGAATGGAGTCCCTCATTGGGGTAATAATGACTGTCCACGGTATGTATATCTAGCCACTTCCCTGTCCTTATCTCGACGTTTAAACCTTACCTGCAAGCACAAAGACAGCCAGCCCTACCATGTCTATCCTGCCTAATATATCCGTAAACGCCTACAACCTCTGGGTCGTGATCCTCGTGGCCGTGGGCACAATCTCAACAGCCTACGGGCTCGCCGTGATCGGATCCACGGTCGGCCAGCCAAGCTTCTACACGTACTTTGATCTCGAAGCCGACACCAGCGCACCGGGGTACGCACATACAACGAACATGATTGGGGCCCTGAACGGGATTAACTCTGCTGGTGCCGTCATCGGCTGTATCCTACAGGCATGGACTGCAGACGCGCACGGGCGCAAAACGACCATCCAGATGGGTGCTGTTGTGCTAGTCATCGGAGGTGCCCTGTGTTCGGGGGCTGTCCACATGGCGATGTTCCTGGTCGGAAGACTGGTCGCTGGTATTGGAGCTGGAACCCTTGCTTGTATTGTTCCTATATACCAGGCTGAGGTGTCCACGGCTGAAACCCGGGGTGCGATGGTCTGCGTTACGGGCATCATGTATGCTGTGGGCTACAGTCTGGCCGGGTGGTTAGGGTATGCATGCTTCTTCATGGATGGAAACAGCCCGGCAGCTTCGTTCGCATGGCGCTTCCCACTCGCCTTTCAAGTTACCTTCCCTCTGTTTGTGCTAGGAGGGAGTCCGTACCTCCCAGAGTCACCGCGGTGGCTCCTCGCAAAGAACAAACGCGAGAGAGCCCTAACAATCGTCCAACGACTACACGcctccagcaacaccaacgcAGACGAGGAATTCGCCTTGATAGAGAAACAGCTCGAGCTCGACCAATCACTCCTCAcgcagggaaagaagaaaatcgGAACAGCACTCTTCTCCACCCCGGCAAACCGCAAACGCTCCCTCATTGCTGTAATCCTCATGATCGGGAACCAGTTCCTCGGAACGTTCGTGCTCACAAACTACGGCGTCCTCATCTACGCTTCCCTTGGTCTCGCCGGGTCCATCCCTCTCCTCCTAAACGCCTGCTGGACCTCCTTCACTCTCATCGGCAACACCTGGACAGCCCTCTACGTCGACCGCTTCGGCCGGCGtcccttcctcctcatcggcgCAGCAGGCTGCACGGTATCCGTGATCTTCCTATGCGCACTATCAGCATCCTACCTCGACACAAACAGCGGAAACGTCGCTGGCCTCCGcgccgccgtcttcttcatcttcttctacATATTTTGGTGGTGTTTCTTCGTGGACGCGACGCAGTTCGCGTACATCGCGGAGATATTCCCCAACCATCTCCGTAGCCAGGGTGTTGCATTAGGGCTAAGCTGTTTCTATTTAGCGTCTGAGGTGACTCTTGTTGCTGCGCCGGTGGCGCTGGATCGGATTGGATGGAAGTTTTACCTTGTGCTTATTTGTCCGAGTGTGGTTTATGTTTCGtgtatttattttcttttccctgaGACGAAGGGGAGGactttggaggagatgggtaGGATTTTTGGGGAGGGTACGCAGACtctggatggggaggagggagttggcgttggtggaTTGGTGGAGAACGGGGAGAAGGCAGAAGAGAGGCGGATTGAGAATGTTTCTTGAGATCCTGCGTGTTATATTCTATCCTGATCTATGGATATTGGTTTGGTGGGTCATATTCTATATCAGATGTCTATTGCCTTTCAGGGGTAGAACCCTTGTCCGTCGCTTTCGTGCAACTGGCCAAGACTCTTGAGCAACGGCCGGTGTAGTACATATTTCAGGCTCACTGGACACTACCGGTATTAGGTCTGAAAAATCAATAAGAGGGTCCGTTGCCGGCTGGCAGAGTTGGTACCGTCTGCCTTCTACATGCACGTCACGGAACCGTAGATGCGCACAACCTGGACTGGTCGAGACTCGCCTTAAGCCCACACTACCTTATATCAGGCATAGTCAGAACCGGCGCGTTGTTATGCTAGTCGGTTGAGAGGCTGAGACACAGCCAGTGCCGTCTCGCTTTGATATTAGCCAAGTCTTGCTTTCCGCGGGCCGACAGGCATCGCCATCTATGAAACCAATTTACagttatcttaattaattatccTGAGCCGCAGTCACCGTTTTACCTATTATCTCCGTCTAATCGAATCTATGTCGCCAGGAACCGGCGATGCTTCTTATCCATCACATGCAATACAGGCAGCAAGCCGCACTTAGGGTTTGCAGCAAGGATGAGAATTGGCTATATGTATCACCCCATCACCCTCATTCCATAGGCTCTCGTCGTCTTTCCTCACTATTCTGTCGTTACTCCTATCTCTAAATTATAATGCACTTTCTGAGATACCTTCCCCTCGTTTCCTTTGTTACGGCCATCGCCTCTGGCACTCCAGATGCATCTCCTGATCGAGATGTTGACACCACGCTCTCTAAGCTCTCAGAAGTGACCGGCCCCCTTCTCGACGGTCTTACTACGAGCCTTGCTGGTGTTTCCATCCCAGGTATTAATCCAAGGGAGACCAGCACAGAAAGGAAAGCAATCAAACGACAAGCCCAGGATCCACAACAAGGACTCTCCGATGCCTTGAACTCGTTGCTACCGGTACATCTCAGACTCTCCGTGCAGTATGAGCACTGGCTAACCGGACATAATGAAACCAACCAGGGCATCTCCTCCGTCCTAAACAACGGCGTAATCAACCAAatcttcgacctcctccGCGACGGCAAAAACATCTTCACCCCCGAGTGGAATGACAAGTTCAACGACGTTGCAGACCAACTTACCCCAGTACGTCCCTCCCTCATATCATTATTCaccttcctttccttcaGCTAATATATTTCACGAATACCAGCTGGCAAACGACCTCGGCCTCTTCCTGGGCTATCTCATCCGCGTAATCCTAACAGGGTCTTTCAGCGGCACCGGGACAACGGATACGGGGCCGACGTTCACACAGCCTTCTTTCCCTAATGATACTGATTCTGGGTTCGCATGGCCGGGGTTTACTATTCCTTCAGGGAGTGGGGATACGCCGGCTACGTCTACTGAGTCTCCTATCTTCTCTGCGACGTCGACAGGCTATGGTTTTTCGGGATTGGGGATTGATTGGTCTGGGCttggtgggagtgggagtgggagtgggagtggtgggtttggatcATCGTCGGTTGGTATTAGTGTCCCTACGGGGACGGCGAGTGGTGGGTATACTCCTAGCTTGACGACGCCGACTGCGAGTGTCTTTACTGGGGCGGCAGCGAGTGCCCATATGGACTTGCCtctggtgttggggttggctGGGGTCTTTGGCACTGTTGTTCTGGTTTAGTTGAAGCACTGTTTGTTAAGTAGGTGGGTGTGATAATGTATTGTTTAATggatgaggatattgagggGCTATTATCACATtcgaaatatatatcccaaTTTactgcttctccttctccaatGCATCCGCCATCTCCCCCAACGTATCGAACTTCCAATCAAAGATATTCTCCTCCAAATTCCCCATCGTCGCTCCCGGCCTGACAATCCACACTGACTTAACCCCGGCCTTCTTGGCCGGATGATGATCATGGAACTGGCTCTGCGCCGTCTGAAGCACCTGCTCcctctcaacaccaaactcCCTCTTCACAGCATCAAGCATGTAGCTGAAATTCCTCAAATCCGGTTTATACGACCCGACGTCCTGCGCCGTGATCACCAAATCGAACTTGACTCCCTCCAAACTGCCCGCATTCGTCTTGGAAAATGACTCCCGGTCGACATTCGATAGCACGACCAGTTTGTAAACCTTTTGTAATCTCTTCAATGCAGCTACTGTATCCGGAAACGCAGGCCACTTGCCAACCGACTCCCCGAACGCGCGGGACTCGTCGGCCGTCGGCGCCGGGAGACCTAGCTTCGACAACAACGGTGCGAGAATTGTCGCAAGGACATCGGTGTACAGCATATCAGGCGTCTTGGTCTGCTGCGACTTTTCGAACTCATGGTATACAGCCAGCAGCTGCTGGCGGGTGAATTTCCCCGAGGCGTTGTTCTTGGCCAGGCTGGGCTCGAGGGCGGCGAGGATGCCGCCCTCCCAGTCGACGAGGGTGCCGTAGACGTCGAAGGTGAGGAGGTGGTAGGAGGATAGATTGGACATttttgtggtggtggttgttgtggttgaCTGAGTTGAGTTGGAGAAAGTGAGggggagagtgagagtgagagtgagagtgagggGCGATAACACaactttttattcttatcgACGCCTTCCGACAACAACTCTGCGCCTTCTCACGGCGCCTTCTCGCGACATCAACCACGCCTTGTGACATCTAGAGCTATTCGTTGATGTTTAATCGCCTCATCGCAGCGATTAACCGG
The nucleotide sequence above comes from Aspergillus puulaauensis MK2 DNA, chromosome 3, nearly complete sequence. Encoded proteins:
- a CDS encoding uncharacterized protein (COG:G;~EggNog:ENOG410PM2U;~InterPro:IPR005829,IPR005828,IPR003663,IPR036259, IPR020846;~PFAM:PF00083,PF07690;~TransMembrane:12 (i12-38o58-82i94-114o120-140i152-173o193-210i281-309o315-338i345-369o381-406i418-439o445-466i);~go_component: GO:0016020 - membrane [Evidence IEA];~go_component: GO:0016021 - integral component of membrane [Evidence IEA];~go_function: GO:0022857 - transmembrane transporter activity [Evidence IEA];~go_process: GO:0055085 - transmembrane transport [Evidence IEA]), with product MSILPNISVNAYNLWVVILVAVGTISTAYGLAVIGSTVGQPSFYTYFDLEADTSAPGYAHTTNMIGALNGINSAGAVIGCILQAWTADAHGRKTTIQMGAVVLVIGGALCSGAVHMAMFLVGRLVAGIGAGTLACIVPIYQAEVSTAETRGAMVCVTGIMYAVGYSLAGWLGYACFFMDGNSPAASFAWRFPLAFQVTFPLFVLGGSPYLPESPRWLLAKNKRERALTIVQRLHASSNTNADEEFALIEKQLELDQSLLTQGKKKIGTALFSTPANRKRSLIAVILMIGNQFLGTFVLTNYGVLIYASLGLAGSIPLLLNACWTSFTLIGNTWTALYVDRFGRRPFLLIGAAGCTVSVIFLCALSASYLDTNSGNVAGLRAAVFFIFFYIFWWCFFVDATQFAYIAEIFPNHLRSQGVALGLSCFYLASEVTLVAAPVALDRIGWKFYLVLICPSVVYVSCIYFLFPETKGRTLEEMGRIFGEGTQTLDGEEGVGVGGLVENGEKAEERRIENVS
- a CDS encoding uncharacterized protein (SECRETED:SignalP(1-19)), whose translation is MHFLRYLPLVSFVTAIASGTPDASPDRDVDTTLSKLSEVTGPLLDGLTTSLAGVSIPGINPRETSTERKAIKRQAQDPQQGLSDALNSLLPVHLRLSVQYEHWLTGHNETNQGISSVLNNGVINQIFDLLRDGKNIFTPEWNDKFNDVADQLTPLANDLGLFLGYLIRVILTGSFSGTGTTDTGPTFTQPSFPNDTDSGFAWPGFTIPSGSGDTPATSTESPIFSATSTGYGFSGLGIDWSGLGGSGSGSGSGGFGSSSVGISVPTGTASGGYTPSLTTPTASVFTGAAASAHMDLPLVLGLAGVFGTVVLV
- a CDS encoding putative haloalkanoic acid dehalogenase (COG:S;~EggNog:ENOG410PIDI;~InterPro:IPR036412,IPR041492,IPR023214,IPR006439;~PFAM:PF13419;~go_function: GO:0016787 - hydrolase activity [Evidence IEA]), translated to MSNLSSYHLLTFDVYGTLVDWEGGILAALEPSLAKNNASGKFTRQQLLAVYHEFEKSQQTKTPDMLYTDVLATILAPLLSKLGLPAPTADESRAFGESVGKWPAFPDTVAALKRLQKVYKLVVLSNVDRESFSKTNAGSLEGVKFDLVITAQDVGSYKPDLRNFSYMLDAVKREFGVEREQVLQTAQSQFHDHHPAKKAGVKSVWIVRPGATMGNLEENIFDWKFDTLGEMADALEKEKQ